A single Streptomyces mirabilis DNA region contains:
- a CDS encoding TetR/AcrR family transcriptional regulator, producing the protein MAHTPRPSAKPAPDSTRRSEKSRRAIFHAALALVGEVGYPKTTIEGIAARAGVGKQTIYRWWSSKADVLLEAFIDLSAQAAQAAGRPEVLGEHAEYGIPDTGDLAADLKQVLRATVDELLNPKFEIPSRALAAEGLVNEALGVEFVSKLLEPQLQLYVKRLRSAQDKGDLRPDIDPRIALELFVSPLAQRWLQHTGPISYAYTDTLVDYALHGLAPRG; encoded by the coding sequence ATGGCCCACACGCCCCGCCCCTCCGCCAAACCCGCCCCCGACTCCACCCGCCGCAGCGAGAAGTCCCGGCGCGCGATCTTCCACGCCGCCCTCGCCCTCGTCGGCGAGGTCGGCTACCCCAAGACCACGATCGAGGGCATCGCCGCCCGCGCCGGCGTCGGCAAGCAGACGATCTACCGGTGGTGGTCGTCGAAGGCGGACGTCCTGCTGGAGGCGTTCATCGATCTGAGCGCCCAGGCGGCGCAGGCGGCGGGTCGGCCGGAGGTGCTGGGGGAGCACGCGGAGTACGGCATCCCGGACACCGGTGATCTCGCGGCCGACCTCAAGCAGGTCCTGCGCGCCACCGTCGACGAACTTCTGAACCCCAAGTTCGAGATCCCCTCGCGGGCCCTGGCCGCGGAGGGCCTCGTGAACGAGGCGCTCGGTGTCGAGTTCGTGTCCAAGCTCCTCGAACCCCAGCTCCAGCTCTACGTGAAGCGACTGCGGTCCGCCCAGGACAAGGGCGACCTGCGGCCCGACATCGACCCCCGCATCGCCCTGGAACTCTTCGTCTCCCCGCTCGCGCAGCGCTGGCTCCAGCACACCGGCCCCATCTCGTACGCGTATACGGACACCCTTGTCGACTACGCGCTGCACGGCCTCGCTCCACGGGGATGA
- a CDS encoding bifunctional DNA primase/polymerase, with protein MSAEFGRRSGAQGRISQWLRGRRPKGATEIAADGGREALLIAAAAAGLPLAQAAYPSGYRCSCDRVGCPTPARHPVSFAWQTQSTTDRAQIERWVRHQPQANFITATGMVHDVLDVPVDAGREALERLIAAGVEVGPVAQSGDGRMFFFTLTRGTPEDEDEWWPCELDSHPETTDEHPGLRWHCRGSYVLVPPAQLPGGLTVDWVRGPEHPLPDPLSLLEALTDACARYAGENESDDQLAAWPHRN; from the coding sequence ATGAGCGCAGAGTTCGGCCGCCGCTCCGGTGCGCAGGGCAGGATCTCCCAGTGGCTGCGTGGTCGCCGTCCGAAGGGTGCGACAGAGATCGCTGCCGACGGCGGGCGCGAAGCCCTGCTGATCGCCGCTGCCGCCGCGGGGTTGCCGCTCGCGCAGGCCGCGTACCCCTCCGGCTACCGCTGTTCCTGTGACCGCGTCGGCTGTCCCACCCCCGCGCGCCATCCCGTCTCCTTCGCCTGGCAGACCCAGTCCACGACCGACCGCGCCCAGATCGAGCGGTGGGTCCGCCACCAGCCGCAGGCCAACTTCATCACCGCGACCGGCATGGTGCACGACGTCCTCGACGTGCCCGTCGACGCGGGCCGCGAGGCGCTGGAGCGGCTGATCGCCGCCGGTGTGGAGGTGGGGCCCGTCGCGCAGAGCGGCGACGGCCGCATGTTCTTCTTCACACTCACCCGCGGTACACCCGAGGACGAGGACGAGTGGTGGCCGTGCGAGCTGGACTCGCACCCCGAGACGACGGACGAGCACCCCGGTCTGCGCTGGCACTGCCGCGGCTCGTACGTTCTCGTGCCGCCGGCCCAGCTCCCCGGCGGCCTGACGGTCGACTGGGTACGAGGCCCGGAACACCCGCTCCCCGACCCCCTGAGCCTGCTCGAGGCCCTGACGGACGCCTGCGCCCGTTACGCGGGCGAGAACGAGTCGGACGACCAGCTGGCAGCCTGGCCCCACCGCAACTAG
- the ddaH gene encoding dimethylargininase yields MQPPRRATPRRYLMCAPAHFDVTYAINPWMNPAKPVDVPLAVAQWEDLRSRYRALGHTVEELTPRPGLPDMVYAANGATVVDGRVLGARFAHREREPEAAAHLEWFRAHGFPHVHEPVHVNEGEGDFAVTASYVLAGRGFRASPLSHGEAQEFFARPVIGLDLVDPRYYHLDTALAVLDDTTDEIMYYPPAFSPGSREVLRRLFPDALIAGDEDAAALGLNAVSDGLHVLLPQAATGLLGPLRERGFEPVGIDLSELLKGGGSVKCCTQELRC; encoded by the coding sequence TTGCAGCCTCCCCGCCGCGCCACACCCCGGCGCTATCTGATGTGCGCACCCGCACACTTCGACGTCACCTACGCCATCAACCCGTGGATGAACCCCGCCAAGCCGGTCGACGTGCCGCTCGCCGTCGCCCAGTGGGAGGACCTGCGCAGCCGTTACCGCGCGCTCGGCCACACGGTCGAGGAACTCACCCCGCGCCCCGGCCTGCCGGACATGGTCTACGCCGCGAACGGGGCGACGGTCGTCGACGGCCGGGTGCTGGGCGCCCGGTTCGCGCACCGGGAGCGCGAACCGGAGGCGGCGGCCCACCTGGAGTGGTTCCGCGCGCACGGCTTCCCGCACGTCCACGAGCCGGTCCACGTCAACGAGGGCGAGGGCGACTTCGCGGTCACCGCCTCCTACGTGCTCGCCGGCCGCGGCTTTCGCGCGAGCCCCCTCTCGCACGGCGAGGCCCAGGAGTTCTTCGCGCGACCGGTGATCGGGCTCGACCTGGTCGACCCCCGCTACTACCACCTCGACACCGCCCTCGCCGTCCTCGACGACACGACGGACGAAATCATGTACTACCCGCCCGCCTTCTCCCCCGGCAGCCGGGAGGTGCTGCGGCGGCTGTTCCCCGACGCGCTGATCGCCGGTGACGAGGATGCCGCCGCGCTCGGCCTCAACGCGGTCTCGGACGGCCTGCATGTGCTGCTGCCGCAGGCCGCGACGGGGCTCCTCGGTCCGCTGCGCGAGCGTGGCTTCGAGCCCGTCGGCATCGATCTGAGCGAGCTCCTCAAGGGCGGCGGCAGCGTGAAGTGCTGCACACAGGAGCTGCGGTGTTGA
- the efeU gene encoding iron uptake transporter permease EfeU: MFGNYLIGLREGLEASLVVCILIAYLVKTDRKDALKPIWMGIGVAIAIALGFGCALEFGSQELTFEAQEALGGSLSIVAVGLVTWMVFWMRRTARHLKSELHGKLDAALAMGTGALVATAFLAVGREGLETALFVWASVHAASDGTPRPLIGVALGLATAVLLGWLFYRGALKINLAKFFTWTGGMLVVVAAGVLAYGVHDLQEADWIPGLRNLAFDISGTIPPDSWYGTLLKGVLNFQPDPTVLQVTVWALYLVPTLAIFLAPVGFASGKGKVKAPDEQGSRGSQPTKAS; encoded by the coding sequence GTGTTCGGCAACTATCTGATCGGTCTGCGCGAGGGGCTGGAAGCCAGTCTCGTCGTCTGCATCCTCATCGCCTACCTGGTGAAGACCGACCGCAAGGACGCCCTGAAACCCATCTGGATGGGCATCGGCGTCGCGATCGCGATCGCCCTCGGCTTCGGCTGCGCGCTCGAGTTCGGCTCCCAGGAGCTGACGTTCGAGGCGCAGGAGGCGCTCGGCGGTTCGCTGTCGATCGTCGCGGTCGGCCTGGTGACGTGGATGGTCTTCTGGATGCGGCGCACCGCCCGGCATCTGAAGTCCGAACTGCACGGCAAGCTGGACGCGGCGCTGGCGATGGGCACGGGCGCGCTGGTCGCGACCGCGTTCCTGGCCGTCGGCCGGGAGGGTCTGGAGACGGCGCTGTTCGTGTGGGCGTCGGTGCACGCGGCGAGCGACGGCACCCCGCGCCCGCTGATCGGTGTCGCCCTGGGCCTGGCCACCGCGGTCCTCCTCGGCTGGCTCTTCTACCGGGGTGCCCTGAAGATCAACCTCGCGAAGTTCTTCACCTGGACCGGCGGCATGCTGGTCGTGGTCGCGGCGGGTGTGCTCGCGTACGGCGTCCACGACCTGCAGGAGGCCGACTGGATCCCGGGGCTGCGGAATCTCGCCTTCGACATCAGTGGCACGATCCCGCCGGACAGCTGGTACGGCACGCTTCTCAAGGGCGTGTTGAACTTCCAGCCCGACCCGACGGTCCTTCAGGTCACGGTGTGGGCGCTGTACCTGGTCCCGACACTCGCGATCTTCCTCGCCCCGGTAGGGTTCGCCTCCGGGAAGGGGAAGGTGAAGGCACCTGATGAGCAGGGATCGCGCGGGTCGCAGCCCACGAAGGCTTCGTAG
- the efeB gene encoding iron uptake transporter deferrochelatase/peroxidase subunit gives MTTDTTEAAGGPTPSRRSLIGWGGAGLALGAAAAGGAVAMTRTGNDVDPAGAETGAAVAFHGAHQAGIATPVQDRLHFASFDVKTDDRAEFVQMLKDWTAAARRMTEGHAVGEGAYGGLAEAPPDDTGEALGLKPSRLTLTIGFGPSLFEKFGLTGQRPEALVDLPAFPGDNLEKSRSDGDLCVQACADDPQVAVHAIRNLARIGFGKVAVRWSQLGFGKTSSTTPDAQTPRNLMGFKDGTRNIAGTEPDRLEKFVWVGEGEGPAWMTGGSYLVARRIRMNIETWDRTSLQEQEDVFGRDKGEGAPVGKAKERDEPFLKAMKPDAHVRLAHPDSNDGVTLLRRGYSFTDGTDGLGRLEAGLFFLAYQRDVRKGFIPVQRSLARSDALNEYIQHVSSAVFAVPPGVRDKDDWWGRALFSKEA, from the coding sequence ATGACGACTGACACCACGGAAGCAGCGGGCGGGCCGACGCCCTCCCGGCGTTCGCTGATCGGCTGGGGCGGTGCCGGGCTCGCGCTCGGGGCCGCCGCGGCCGGCGGCGCGGTGGCGATGACCCGTACCGGCAACGACGTGGACCCGGCGGGTGCCGAGACCGGCGCCGCGGTCGCTTTCCACGGCGCGCACCAGGCGGGCATCGCGACGCCGGTGCAGGACCGGCTGCACTTCGCCTCGTTCGACGTGAAGACGGACGACCGCGCCGAGTTCGTCCAGATGCTGAAGGACTGGACGGCCGCCGCGCGCCGGATGACCGAGGGGCACGCGGTCGGCGAGGGCGCGTACGGCGGACTGGCCGAGGCGCCGCCGGACGACACCGGCGAGGCGCTGGGCCTCAAGCCGTCCCGGCTGACGCTGACCATCGGCTTCGGGCCCTCGCTGTTCGAGAAGTTCGGGCTGACGGGGCAGCGGCCGGAGGCCCTCGTCGACCTGCCGGCGTTCCCCGGTGACAACCTGGAGAAGTCGCGCAGCGACGGCGACCTGTGCGTCCAGGCCTGTGCGGACGACCCGCAGGTCGCGGTGCACGCGATCCGCAACCTGGCTCGGATCGGCTTCGGCAAGGTCGCCGTCCGCTGGTCGCAGCTCGGCTTCGGCAAGACCTCCTCGACGACCCCCGACGCCCAGACCCCCCGCAACCTCATGGGGTTCAAGGACGGCACCCGCAACATCGCGGGCACCGAGCCGGACCGGCTGGAGAAGTTCGTGTGGGTGGGCGAGGGCGAGGGTCCGGCCTGGATGACCGGTGGCTCGTACCTCGTGGCGCGCCGCATCCGGATGAACATCGAGACCTGGGACCGGACCTCGCTGCAGGAGCAGGAGGACGTCTTCGGCCGGGACAAGGGCGAGGGCGCGCCGGTCGGCAAGGCCAAGGAGCGCGACGAGCCGTTCCTGAAGGCGATGAAGCCCGACGCGCACGTACGGCTCGCGCATCCCGACTCCAACGACGGGGTCACCCTGCTGCGCCGCGGCTACTCCTTCACGGACGGCACGGACGGCCTCGGCCGGCTGGAGGCCGGACTGTTCTTCCTCGCCTACCAGCGTGACGTGCGCAAGGGGTTCATCCCGGTGCAGCGCAGCCTCGCGCGCTCCGACGCGCTCAACGAGTACATCCAGCACGTGAGTTCGGCGGTCTTCGCCGTCCCGCCCGGCGTCCGCGACAAGGACGACTGGTGGGGGCGCGCGCTGTTCTCCAAGGAGGCGTAG